CACCTTCCCCTCCATGTGCCTTTGCTGTGTTAGACACTATTTCCTGTAACCTGCGGTAACAGAACTGACGGGTTTCTGGGTCAAGTGTACGCAGGGTCCCATCCATCCTTACTTCATTGGCTATCACATTATGTTTGGTACCTCCTCGGATAGTACCAAGCGTTACCACGGCAGAATTCAATGGTGAGATGTTTCGGCTCACTAACGACTGTAAGGCAGTAATCACATGTCCGGCAATCATAATGGCATCTACCCCTGCCTCAGGGTAGGCTGCATGAGCAGATGCACCTTTCACCACTACTTCCAGCGTATCCGATGCAGCATTCAGGTGTCCATATTTTACACGGGCAGTTCCTGTTTTCATGGCTGGTTGCATATGCAAGCCCATTACATAATCTACTTTCGGGTTTTCAAGGCAACCTTCCTTGATCATAGGCTCTGCTCCCCCATCTGATTCTTCATCTGGCTGGAAGAACAGTTTTACAGTTCCTTTCAGTTCTGATTGCATGCTTTTCAGGATTTTCGCAGCACCCAATACGATAGTGGTATGGGCATCGTGTCCGCAGGCATGCATTTTTCCATCATAAGTGGATTTGTAGGGAATATCACTCAGTTCCTGAATCGGCAAGGCGTCAATATCCCCTCTTAAGGCAACCACTTTTCCCTGCTCTGCCCCTTCGATAATACCCACCACACCTGTACCAGCAATCTTGGTATATGGAATATCAAGTTCTTCCAGATATTCAATAATTTTCTGCTGTGTACGGAACTCCTCCCTACCTAATTCGGGGTGCATATGGAAATCCCTTCTTATATCCACAAGCCAAGGCAACATCTCATCAGCTTGTTCTTTAATTCGTTCTATATTCATGGGAAAGTATTTAGATCTGAGATATAAGATTTAGACCTGAAACTATCAATTTAACTCTACCAATATACAAAGAGACAGTCACAAAAAAAGAGACGCTTGCAAAGCGTCTCTCCTAATTCTAATATCACTTGTCTGACATTTACTGTCTACATTACTCAATGATCCATGCGATCGTCACACTCTTCTCCACCTCAATTTCTTTTGGTGTCAACTCCAGTTGGTCACCGCCGCCCGCTCTGCTCATTGCCATGTCTTGCTTGTACATTGGGCTTAATGGAATCGGACGGATATTCGCTACATCATAATGGATAGCGTGAATCTTACCCAATTTCACTTCAGCAGCCTGAGTCAGAATCTTAGCTTTGTGTTTAGCATCTGCTACCGCCATCTCAATTGCCTTCTCTCCTGCTGCTTTTTTCTGCTCTTCAGTCAAGTCAAACATTACGTTGTAACCATAAGGGAAAGTATCATTCTGCATCACTTCCACTACCTTATCTAGCAGGTCTTGTGTAAACTTCTGCTCCACCAGCATATTCACGCTGCCCTTATAACCTACTTTAATACGTCTACCTTGTGTGTACTCATAGTTTTCATTAATCTGGAAATGCTGAGTTTTGAGCGCCTCCTTGTCTATACCGTTTTTCTCCAAAGCCCCTCTAAGCGCAGCCAATGCTTCTTTCATTTTCTTGGAGCACTGTGTATAGTCGGTATCTTCTACTGAGATTGGAATCTGAATAATCATCTTTTCAGGCAACATACTGAAAGTTGCT
This portion of the Limibacter armeniacum genome encodes:
- a CDS encoding M20 metallopeptidase family protein; the protein is MNIERIKEQADEMLPWLVDIRRDFHMHPELGREEFRTQQKIIEYLEELDIPYTKIAGTGVVGIIEGAEQGKVVALRGDIDALPIQELSDIPYKSTYDGKMHACGHDAHTTIVLGAAKILKSMQSELKGTVKLFFQPDEESDGGAEPMIKEGCLENPKVDYVMGLHMQPAMKTGTARVKYGHLNAASDTLEVVVKGASAHAAYPEAGVDAIMIAGHVITALQSLVSRNISPLNSAVVTLGTIRGGTKHNVIANEVRMDGTLRTLDPETRQFCYRRLQEIVSNTAKAHGGEGEVIFKPGDTALINHDEAVDVAKANAELLLGKENVTLKEQPSLGVEDFAYYLEKTSGAFFHLGCGNEEKKTTAGAHTGWFNVDEDCLPIGVALQVMNTLTLLG
- a CDS encoding SIMPL domain-containing protein, giving the protein MKKLLTILVLLTGMITTTMAQTNDNDKSMITVEGKATFSMLPEKMIIQIPISVEDTDYTQCSKKMKEALAALRGALEKNGIDKEALKTQHFQINENYEYTQGRRIKVGYKGSVNMLVEQKFTQDLLDKVVEVMQNDTFPYGYNVMFDLTEEQKKAAGEKAIEMAVADAKHKAKILTQAAEVKLGKIHAIHYDVANIRPIPLSPMYKQDMAMSRAGGGDQLELTPKEIEVEKSVTIAWIIE